The genomic window AAGAGAAGTGCACGCAATACACCGACCTGCACCACGGTAAACTCGATCGGCTATCGAGACGGCCAGACCAATTGCGAACGCATCTGTAGCAATACGTTCGGGGAACCGCAATTAAATGCTACTTTATTTCCCCATGGTATAGCACCGCTAATCGATTCGCGCGGCCCGAGTTGACGGGGACCCGCGACCCGCATCGGAGATCAATGTCTTGGTTTATTGAGTCTGGTGTTGGCGCCCCGTCTTGGGTACGGCACGGGAAACTAGTAGCCCCTGGAAACATGGTGCTGCATTTGACTCGCATCTCCGCCTTCTCTGTACGAGGAGGGACGAGGAGTAACTCGCTCAATACTATCGCAGCTGGCCCCTGAAAACGTCGTTGACGCCTTGGCACCGTTGGATCTAGACCTGTGTGTCCCTTGAGCAGACTGGAATGGGCTGAAGAGAAAACATACATAAAGGTTGTGAAGTCAGCTCTTCCGGTCAAGCTCTGACCATTCCAATCCCACATCGTCCAGCTCCAGCCTTATTTTGTCAGAGTACCTGGTCCAACTGTTGTAGTCATCATGCTATGGCTCAGGAGAGCTGTTACTACGCTGGCGTTGGCAGCAGTTCCAGTCTTGTCACTGCAGGCGCATAGCCACGACGACTCATTCACGCCTGACATTGTGTTGAGTGTGACTCGTCAAAACATCAGTATCGGTGGCATGTATAGGGAGACAACACTGGTCAACAACTCTCTGCCCGGACCAACTCTACGAATTCCTGAACAGAAGACGATCTGGATTCGCGTCTACAACGACATCGAAAACGACAATGTAACCATTGTACGCCGCGATAAGCATATAACCCCTTGCAGTCATACTTGGAGATGCTAACCATCCTAAAAGCATTGGCACGGTCTCGCCCAGGCCGCATACCCCTTTTCTGATGGTGCGCCCCTTGCCAGTCAATGGCCTATTCCACCCAAGCATTTCTTTGATTATGAATTGAAGGCAGAAAGCGGCACGGCGGGAACGTATTATTATCACTCTCACGTTGGATTCCAAGCTGGCACTGCCACTGGTGCGCTTATTGTCGAAGACCCTGCTGGTGCTCCTTACACGACGGATGGTGAAAGGCTTGTGTTCTTACAGGAATACTGGAGCCAGTCGGACACACAAATCAAAAACGGCCTAGAATCAATACCATTGAGATGGCCCGGCGAACCAAAGGGCTGGCTAATCAATGGCAAATCGATATCCAACTATCGAGCTGTCGACCCCTCCACGAGAGCTTTGAGCGTAATTGATGTCGAGCCGGGCAAGACATACAGATTCAGATTCGTAGGAGCCACAGCCCTCAGTCTTGCACTCCTAGGATTTGAAAAACACGGGAATTTAGAGATTATCGAAGCGGACGGGGAATATACCCAACCGTACCCAGTCGACCTGCTACAAATCGGCTCCGGGCAACGGTACAGTGCACTGTTCCACGCCAAATCATGCCAAGACTTGCGGGAAGACGGTCAGCTTGATTACTACATACAACTGGAATCGAGGGATCGAAACAGAGTGGTGACGAATTATGCTGTCCTTAGATACGAAAACGCGTGCAACATGACTTCACAGCCCGTCGCCACAAACAAGAACCCAGAAACGCCGCCGCTGAACCTACCGCCAACTATTGACGGGTATTTGGACTACGCTCTGCAGCCATTGGAGCCTAACAACTTCCCGACGGCAGAAGAAGTCACACGACGCGTCATGCTGAACGTCCAAGTGGTTGAGAATCGGTACTTCATCTGGACGATTAACAACTATACATGGTCCGAGGACGCTGACGCTCTGCCGGCAACCGTTCCCCAAACCCCGTACCTAGTAAGCCTGTACCAAAACCAGTCTGCATATCTACCCAATTACGAAGATGCCgtggccaacggcggcatcgaCCCCAAGACGGGAACGTATCCTGCCAAAATCGGCGAAGTCTTGGAGATTGTACTCCAGCAATTCGGCGGCAAGTCCGTAagcggcggaggcggaggcatGCTAGATACGCACCCTTGgcacggccacggcatccaCCATTacgacgtcggcggcggcagaggTGCCTGGGATCCAGATACCGTCGAGGAGAAGCTAGAGGGGAAGCAGCCCGTATTAAGGGACACAACAATGCTTTACAGGTACGAGAGGTTCGTCAAGATGGATGAGAAGATGGGCTGGCGGGTATGGAGGATCCGAGTCGAGCAGCCGGGCGTGTGGATGGTGCACTGCCATACATTGCAGCACATGATTCAGGGCATGCAAACAGTCTGGGTGAATGGCGATGCGGAGGATATTTTAAAGGTCGGCAAGCCCGATGTAGAGGGGTACTTGTTGTACGGTGGCAATGTATACGGCAACGAGAGTCATACGCCGCAGGTGGTGCATTTCGATGAGATGGATTAACTAGAGACCGCACCACTGCTACAGACTGTTAACATACGGCCAATATCACAAGACAAAATATATTCCCACTCTATCCACACATTTCTATCCACTTGTCCAATCCGTCTTGAAGACACAaaaagagaggaagaaggataATAAATCTAGTCCCGTCACTGCATATACTTCTTCAACCCCCTCAACCTCCGCTTAGCCTCCTCCAAAACTTCATCGTCCTTGCAAACTGCAAACCGCACATAATCCTCCGCCAAGTGCGCATTCGCAGGGGTGTAAAACTCGGTTGGCGGAATCGCCGCCACGCCCACCTCCTGGATCAAAAACCACGCCAGCTTAAAGTCCCGCGGTCTGCTGGCGACGTGTTCGGGGAAGGGATAGTCGGCCGGCAGCTGGACTTTTTTCATATTAACGAGCACGAAGTAGCCGCCTTCGGGCTCGGAGTAGGGCAGGTCGAGCTCGGCCCAGATCTCATTGAAGCGGTCCATCTTGGACTTCATGTCGGTAATGGTTTTGTCCCAGAAGCCCTCCGACTCTGCCTGTTCGAAGCCCACGGCGCAGGCTTCCTGGAGCGGCGAGACGGACGAGTAGCAGATGCGCGTGTGGGCTGCCGAGACGTATTTGATGAGGTTGGCGGGGCCCATGAGCCAGCCTGTGAGAGGGGAGAGAAGAACAAAAGTGAGTGATGAGAGGCGGAAGAAAATCGAGTTGAAAGGAGAAACGGGAGAGAAGGGGAGGGTGGAACGGAACGTACCGACTCGCCAGCCTGTTGCGTAAAAGTTCTTGCCCGCGGATCCGACGGTGATTGTCAATTTCTCAATCTCCGGGGACAAAGTGGCCATTCGTGTAAACGGCACGTAGTAGAGGCGATCGTAAACTTCGTCGGACAGAATAATGATTTCGTTCTTGACGCACAAGTCGCCTATTTTCTGGAGCTCATCGCGCGAGTACACCTTGCCGACGGGGTTGTCTGCCAAACAATATTAGTACACTTTACCGGTTGTGGTTTTTTATTTCAAGACCTATATCAgggttgttgtttttttttttttggctgtTTGTTGGGGTGGCAGAGCGTACGAGGTGTGTTCAAGACAATCATCTTGGTGCGTGGTGTAATCGCCTTCTCCAGCTCGGCAAAGTCAATCGTCCAGTCTGCGGCAGACGAGGTCTTGGTTGCGCCTGTTTCGGGGGGATGCATGGGCACGTAGACGATTTTGCCGCCCGGCATTTCAATATTGCTTATGTACCTGCGCTCATTTAGACCGGATTACACCTCGGACGCTGAAACAAATGAGACGGGGTAACTAGGCTGCGTACTGGTCAAAGAAGGGTTCAAAGATGATGACCTCGTCGCCAGGCTCGATGAAGGCCATGAACGCACTCAGCATGCCTATCACAGTTGGTATAAGAATCagacaacaaggccaaaaaagaaaacggagcgaaggagaaaaaaaaagcaccTTCATTAGCACCCGTGGTAATGGTAACCTCCGTCTCGGGATCAATCTTGCGACCCCAGAAGGGCGAGTACGCATCCGCAATGGCCTTCTTGAGCCGCGGCCGCCCCTTGGTAGGCGAGTACTGGTTGCATTCGACGCGGTCGAGAGCGtccttggcagcattgagGATGAAGTCGGGGGGGTTGTAACCAAAGAAGCCTTGGCCCATGTTTACGATGGGCTGTttgggggaggcggcggctgcttcgttgatgatggaccTGGATGGCGTGTTAGtacttcttgttcttttcttttttattctttttaaaataaaaatatgTAGCATCAGGATTGTAAGCCCGTGAGGGGGAAATAGAAAAGATTCGAGGAGGGACTGCGTACCAGACATCTTGCTTCTGGCCAGATACCCTTGCTGCGGGTTTAATCTTGCTACTGCCCTCCATGGTGCTCTTAAATCGCTTAAAGGTGAGAGATGGTGTGGGTTTGAATAGGCGTCTGAGGAAGGGCTGCGCGAGTGTGCGAGACATGGGCCCAACGGCTGTGAGGCAGATAAGAGGACTATATCGCCGGACGGAGAGACGACGgataataagtaaataactCAATCACCCACTTCCATTGGGGTGATTTGCGAGGCAGGTGAGGCAGGGCGCGATGTCGGACGTGGATGAGATGACTAAGATTGGCTGCGAGTAAGAAAAAGGCGTGGATACGGGAGGAGCATAAAATGTCGTCAACGCCCTGGTCGGGAGTACAGACGTGGCGGGTAAGGGCGGCATTTGCTCCGCGCTGGTGGAAAGTCGGCCGACTAATACGGAGTAACGCGGCGGGACAATTATACCGGACATATACAGGAAAAGGGTTTGAGTTGTCGGCATCTGGTCTTTGTCTGCCCACCCTGTACACAACCCACCTTTTAGTGCGGTACAAATTAATAACCCCAATGCACCATGGCAGGAATCcagtcaacattgaatccattATTTCCATATTAGATGCCACTGCTTAATTGGCCTTGTGTAAAGCTGACGCATCAGGTACCAGTAACCAAGTGCTCACTCCTCGATTGGCAAGGCATCATATATATATCACATGACACAAAACTCCAACGATgatcatcatcttcaccaaaACAACATGGGCCGAAATGCCTCGGGCGACCTGATCCCAAGCTCCTCTCCTCCTTCCGCCGCTCCCAACTCCTCCACCGCAAGCACACACTCGTCAGCCCTCATCctctcctccgcctcccagGCCAACAATCCCGTCAACAAGCTCACAATTCCCACGCCCGGATTCAGCTCCCCCAGCCTGCACGCATGCTCAAAGCACCTCCTCGGATAGACCTCCAGATCCATCACGGTATACACCATCTGCGGCCACTGCCCAACCATGCCCAGAAGCGTCACCCCCAAAGCCCACATGTCGTCGGCAGGACCACAATGCGCCCTCCTCGCCTTCATCTCCGGCGACCAATACGCCGGCGTTCCCTTCAACTCGCCCGGCTGCCCCAGCATCCTGACGTCCGCGCAGTCCGCCAGCACGACGTGAACAGGGTCAAAGTCTCGTATGAGCACATTGCGCGGCTTCACATCCGAGTGGTACATCCCCCGCGCGTGCATGTACGCCAGAGCCCGCGCAATCTGCCGCACCACGCTGAGCACCTCTCCCCGCGCCATGTGAGGCGCCGCTCGGTCAATCCGCGTCTGGAGCGTGCCGTGAGGGCAAAGCTCCATCAGGAGCAGGCCGGACACCGGACAGACGGGGTCGTGGTACAGTTCGACGAACACCACAATGTGCTCCTGGTACGGGGCCGGGCAAAGCGTTAGAGGCCGGGTGCCGGCATCGCGAGGAGTCAGACAGGGAAACGTACATGTTGCAGGAGCCTGAGAATGCCCGCCTCCCTCTTCAGGCCCTTGGGTGCTTTGGACGACTTCCCGGCAAGCACTTTGCCGTCGCTGACGCGCAGCGTCTTGTACACGACGCTGGAGCCGCCGAGTCCCAGACGGCTTCCGCGGACGTACTTGGTAGTGCTGAGCCCGCGGTTCTCGATCTTTGCCCGCtccgcgtcgtcgtcggaccaggcggcggcttcaCTGGTGTTCATTTTCGATAGATGTGTGGCGGTGAAGAAAACTCCAGGAAGCTTTCTCGTGAATGAGGAAAGCTGCACGAGGTTACGTCTCCGCGAACTGGTTAATGAAACAGGCGCTGTTGGCACTGCTGGCAGCTGCGAGGCTCCAACGGCCGTTTGCGTGATACAACTCAGATTCATGTGAGTCAACACGTTGATCAAAGCCATCGATAGCCATGTCGGATAATGCAGCTCTTTGTTTGCTACTAAATACCTGGATAATCGAGCTTGAGCACAAGCCGGCATAATGTACATAGCTCACGTAACCACCCCGACCCTGCCGACTGCCGACCCATTCATGCCCTTTTCCCTGTCGTAAACTATGTCGTTCCCCATCCGAAGAATaaagcagaaaaaaaagaagagacaAAGCAAGCCTCCGTGCAACGCCATCTTGTTCAACGCCGTCTGTGTAATCCTGGTAATACCTCCCATTCGTCTATAACATATTTTCAAGGGAATGGGTATCGATTTGCCTGGTGGACAGGGTAGAATCTGCCCCCGGTATATTTCACATAATAGTGTTACAATTCCGTTAGTTCTATCCCCTTATATGTCCGTCCTGCCCGTCTCTCCCATTCATGGACGCTCGACGCAAGTTCTGCATCATGCGTTCGACAAATTGCATAGATTCTGAGCCAGGGACATCAGTGAATTCTTGAGGTGTTAGTCCCACTGGTGTCAACGAGTTTTCTCGTGCAGGGTGCTGTTGTTGCGTAACAGGAATGGCTGAGAACCCCAGTTGCGGTTGATTTGCCCACGCCGGTTGAGAACCTGGCGGCTTTACAGATGGTTGATTTGATGGCGGTGTCGGTTCCACCGAGTGCGTCTGTGTTGGCTGAGATTGATCCTTCAGCGGCCTTGGCTCCGGTCTTGGTGCCTGTTGGCCCTCGgaagccttggccatggcagcgagAACAtttggcggcaatggcactGGAGACACCTTTGCTGGAACCTGCATAGCTGATTTAGTCGTTTGTAGGGGGATATGAAAAGCGGCGGGAAGTCCAACCTTGAAGGGCTTtgccgctggcgctggcTTCGGCTTAGGTGCCTGAGGGAGTGACGACTGCTGAACTTGCTGAATTGGCTGTGCTTGGTGCATCTGGTGCATCTGGTGCACTTGGTGCACTGGCTGTCCTACCAGTGATTGTTGTACTTGTTGTACGTGCCCTTGGGGTCCAGGAGTCCCACCAAACGTCGGGTGTTGTATTGAATTCTGCTGGGTTGCCATCAAATGTGCTCGGAGGTTTCCTTCGTATCCATTCGTAAAGCCACCCCACGGAGAGTATGGAGTCCGATATCTAGAAAAATCCCTATGCGGTGTTAGTCTACACAACCCTCTGGGAACTGTTCAACACATACCGATTGTAATTCACTTGGAAGAAGGGGTATTTTTGATACACCGACGAGTGGACTTGCCATACAGGCTTGCTGTTCTGAGCAGATGGTGTGTTGGCAGGCTTTTGGTAAGCAGTCTGACGGCTTTGAGGTAATGTGTTTCCTGCCGCCTGGGGCATCTGAACGTGTGGCATGATTTGCACGGGTGCCGCATTGTGGTTCTGCGGCATGCTGTGTGTGAATGTGGGTTGCGGTCGGAAGTTCGCCGTTTGATGATCGTAAGTGTGGAATACTGGTGCTGAGCCAACTGAAGATGTATGGGTAGCAGCGCAGCCTTGGTTCGCAAACGTCGTGGGCTTCGTGAAATTAGCCTCAGCCGGCCTTCGGggtttatatatataaggcTTCTCAAATGAAACTTGTTCGTTTGCAGCGGTGTAGTTACCCGCAAGGCTGTAAGAGTAAGCCATGGCTTTGGCAAGGTATGACTGGTGGTTGTACGTGGGCTTGGAGGTAGGGACTGGCCTGGGAGGCTTGGGTATCGTATCCAAAAAGTTGCTCTTCGGATTGTGGCGTTGCTGTGTAGGGTCCTCCGTATACTGTGCCCTCGCCTCTGTCGATGTCTTGCCGAGATAGTGCCAGATTTGATCTGACTTGCCGAAGTCGACTTTAGCCTGGCCCTTGTTTGAAGCTTCATAAAGCTCAAATTCTGCCCATCTGTAGCCTTCGGCAAACAAGTCATCCTTTCTTGGTTTATCGGCATGAATTCTCTTGGTATTCAGTTTATCTTTTGCCTTGCGGGAAGCTGGCATGGGCAAAGCCTTTGCTGATGCCTTTGGGAGATGGTAATCGGCCGGATCTGGTAGAACCAGCCACTTCCATTCGACTTCCAATTGTTCACTTTGACAAGTTAGCATTTGCTGCTGGTTTGGTAAGTTGAATGCATATACGTACCCCTGAGGAAGTAGGTCGATTAAGAGAGTCTCGTCTTGCAGGCGGTTTTCGACAATGACACCGGCAAAGATTTCGCCTTTGAGGTACTGCAATTGGCAGATTTCGCCGGTCTTGAGCTTCTCGGCTGCGCTTCGAATGTTGGTGTCCATTTCCAGGGCGTCGCCATCGGTCTTCTTATCCCGCCTCACTCGGTGGAACCGACAACTGAACTCGAAAGCTTGCTCCTTGTATTCTGTACCATCCTCTCCAAAGACAGGAATATCTTGATCTTCGACAAAAAcgccagccgcagccgcgCACGTCGCGTGATAGGCCCTTGCACATTTCTGGTGAGAGCACTGGAAGCAAGCACCGCGTCTCGAGCGGCAGAGTAAGCACTTGAGATTCAGTCGATCCTTGTGCACGGCTTCAACGTTGCAGATGACCTCCTTGTCATCCACAGAATCTATGTACGTTTCGGGAATGTAGAGGGCGCACAGCTTGTGAGCCTTGCGACCATCGGCTGTGGGAAGGATGTCGAAATGGCGAATATCGTTGGGGCAGAGACAGCATGGTGGTTCCACTTTAGTCTTGAGTCGTAGCCTGACCCTCTTAACTCTGGTCTTCTTTTCGCCCTGACCTCGCTTTCTCTTCCTGCTCGCATCCTTGAATTTGACACCGTTGGTCgctggcggcgtgggcaAACCAGatacatcatcatcgtcctcttcgtcctcgtcctccgtCTCCTCATATTCTGTTTCCTCCCCACGAAGTTTCCGCTCAATTTCGTAAACATTAATCCAAACACTGTCTTGAGCTTGTGCGCATTCGCACCTCTTGGCAATTTTGCCCATCTCTAGCCAAGTGTCCAGGGCGAAATTGACGGCCTCGGCACAGTTGTAGCCCAGATTATAGCCCGAATGGTAGCCGTAAGGGTATGTCACCACAAACTCGCCGGGGTACGACACAACCTTGTTCACCTTGATCCCGTAATGTTGCAGCAAGTGGTGCGGCGAAATCAAAAAGCCCTTGTGCCGCAAAAACTGGTTGCACGCTTTAGCATCAGCAGGCCACACGCTCTTCATGGCACCTTCAAATCGACGAGCGTCAGCCTGAGAAATGCTGTACCACTGCTTGGGCGCACCAAAATGAAGATAGTTGATGCTGTAAAGATCCACATCTTCGAGATGCCAGGCAAAGGTGGCTTTCCACATGCCTAGGTAGAGATATGCCGTGTTGACTCCGGGAATTTTTGTACCGAGGACATCCAACAGATTCGGAAGCTTGTTAAGATTCCATGTGTCTGTTCGGTCATCGAAAAGGGtgcccatcatgtcggcTCCATACAACGGCGCGGCATAGGTAAGAGTCTTCCAGTATGCTCGTTCCAGTTCTTCGCATCGCTCCGGGGTAAAGTCGGAAATATCCATGCGATAATCGAAATCCTTGAACGCTGCCTCGTCAATCATCGTGGACCCCTCCCGTCGGCTGTACTTGCGACGAGCCGACACAGACtgcgtcttgggcttggctggcttAGCGCCGCCCATTTGACCGCTCATCCTGCCAATAGTGgactcgtcatcttcttggacttcttcCCCGAGTTCCTGCTCAATGGAGTCAACAGCCTtgtctttctcttcctcgggCTCTGGCTTGGGTGAGACGGGAGTCATGGGACGTTCATCCCCGTCATCTGGCCGTTTTTTGCCCTTGTTCTTGGCTGGTCGGCCCCTTCCACGCTTCTTTGGGGTTGATAGTTTAGTCTCTTTTGAGACAACATTTCTCGACCTAGCTGGCTTGGGCTTTTCAGCATTGGCCCGGCGTTCACCGCGTCTGGCGGGAGGCTGGTGCTCGCTCTGTTCACAGAGTTGCCGCCACTGTGGAACATTGTAGGACCGCCCATGAAGAATATTGACTTGACGGTATGTACCATTGGATCCCATGATATCTTGCTTGATGGGTTCTCGAACTCGGATGTGCTTGACAAGTTCGTCCAAGGGGGGCTGGGCATCTTTCCATTCCCTTGGAGGAATGATCTTGATGATACCGGATTTCATGCCATAATGGTCAACCTTTTTCATCTACAAGGAGCAAGTTAGCATAGTGGGCAATGATGCATTCATACCCAGGGAACATACGAATTTCTGGAAATCCTTGAATTGGTGGCATGTTGGGCGAAAGATTGGAACTGAGCCAGACCAGTCGTCGGGAAGTACTTCCCCAATgtcctcttcgtcttcgtcttttGCTCCCTCGGGCTTCTCAGTCGGCGAATGTGCAGGCACAGGAGTAGTCGTGGCCTCAGGCGCAGCAggtgcagatgcagatgcaggcTGGGGCGTGGGTGCGGATGGTGCATCGTCGAGGGTTGGTTCTTCTTCGAGTTCGCTCAGCTCCGAGTCGCTCGCATCGGACTTGGTCGCATTGTTACTATCGGGCGGCGAGTTCAAAAATACGGCAGCGGTCGGCTTTGCACATTCGATCTGGTCCTCGGAGTCGGTGGCATGTTGATTGGAGGCTGGCGTCGGAGTAGGACCTGCTGCGTGTGCAGTTGGTTCAGGGTCATAGCTGGGTCCTGATCCCTGGGACTGGGAAGCGGGAGCCCCAGGATCTAGAGGCGCTACGTCGCTCACGACGTCGGTCGACATGGTGGTTGCCTTTGAGTCGCTACATGCGACCGGTCGGCAAGTCAGGCAGCTCGCGATTAATTGTGCACAGCAGTGGACATAAAACAGAGGCCCCGAACGACTGATGGTGGGAAACACAAAGTGACGACGGGAGCCGCGCAGGGAGTCTGGTGTGCGAGGGCGAGTGTGAGTGTGagcgtgtgtgtgtgtgtgagtgAGAGCGTACGGCGGATGTCGaacggaccagttgacggcgCTCGTACGACGTCGGACCTCGTCCAGTCTCGGCTGGGTTGGCTGGCTAGAGGCTCAGTGGCCGCGAGACTGGACGGTACCCGTCAGTACTTGGGTGGGTTGGTAGAACTCACTGGTTGATA from Metarhizium brunneum chromosome 2, complete sequence includes these protein-coding regions:
- the RPH1 gene encoding DNA damage-responsive transcriptional repressor RPH1, with the translated sequence MSTDVVSDVAPLDPGAPASQSQGSGPSYDPEPTAHAAGPTPTPASNQHATDSEDQIECAKPTAAVFLNSPPDSNNATKSDASDSELSELEEEPTLDDAPSAPTPQPASASAPAAPEATTTPVPAHSPTEKPEGAKDEDEEDIGEVLPDDWSGSVPIFRPTCHQFKDFQKFMKKVDHYGMKSGIIKIIPPREWKDAQPPLDELVKHIRVREPIKQDIMGSNGTYRQVNILHGRSYNVPQWRQLCEQSEHQPPARRGERRANAEKPKPARSRNVVSKETKLSTPKKRGRGRPAKNKGKKRPDDGDERPMTPVSPKPEPEEEKDKAVDSIEQELGEEVQEDDESTIGRMSGQMGGAKPAKPKTQSVSARRKYSRREGSTMIDEAAFKDFDYRMDISDFTPERCEELERAYWKTLTYAAPLYGADMMGTLFDDRTDTWNLNKLPNLLDVLGTKIPGVNTAYLYLGMWKATFAWHLEDVDLYSINYLHFGAPKQWYSISQADARRFEGAMKSVWPADAKACNQFLRHKGFLISPHHLLQHYGIKVNKVVSYPGEFVVTYPYGYHSGYNLGYNCAEAVNFALDTWLEMGKIAKRCECAQAQDSVWINVYEIERKLRGEETEYEETEDEDEEDDDDVSGLPTPPATNGVKFKDASRKRKRGQGEKKTRVKRVRLRLKTKVEPPCCLCPNDIRHFDILPTADGRKAHKLCALYIPETYIDSVDDKEVICNVEAVHKDRLNLKCLLCRSRRGACFQCSHQKCARAYHATCAAAAGVFVEDQDIPVFGEDGTEYKEQAFEFSCRFHRVRRDKKTDGDALEMDTNIRSAAEKLKTGEICQLQYLKGEIFAGVIVENRLQDETLLIDLLPQGEQLEVEWKWLVLPDPADYHLPKASAKALPMPASRKAKDKLNTKRIHADKPRKDDLFAEGYRWAEFELYEASNKGQAKVDFGKSDQIWHYLGKTSTEARAQYTEDPTQQRHNPKSNFLDTIPKPPRPVPTSKPTYNHQSYLAKAMAYSYSLAGNYTAANEQVSFEKPYIYKPRRPAEANFTKPTTFANQGCAATHTSSVGSAPVFHTYDHQTANFRPQPTFTHSMPQNHNAAPVQIMPHVQMPQAAGNTLPQSRQTAYQKPANTPSAQNSKPVWQVHSSVYQKYPFFQVNYNRDFSRYRTPYSPWGGFTNGYEGNLRAHLMATQQNSIQHPTFGGTPGPQGHVQQVQQSLVGQPVHQVHQMHQMHQAQPIQQVQQSSLPQAPKPKPAPAAKPFKVGLPAAFHIPLQTTKSAMQVPAKVSPVPLPPNVLAAMAKASEGQQAPRPEPRPLKDQSQPTQTHSVEPTPPSNQPSVKPPGSQPAWANQPQLGFSAIPVTQQQHPARENSLTPVGLTPQEFTDVPGSESMQFVERMMQNLRRASMNGRDGQDGHIRG
- the SPKY gene encoding Sperm motility kinase Y → MNTSEAAAWSDDDAERAKIENRGLSTTKYVRGSRLGLGGSSVVYKTLRVSDGKVLAGKSSKAPKGLKREAGILRLLQHEHIVVFVELYHDPVCPVSGLLLMELCPHGTLQTRIDRAAPHMARGEVLSVVRQIARALAYMHARGMYHSDVKPRNVLIRDFDPVHVVLADCADVRMLGQPGELKGTPAYWSPEMKARRAHCGPADDMWALGVTLLGMVGQWPQMVYTVMDLEVYPRRCFEHACRLGELNPGVGIVSLLTGLLAWEAEERMRADECVLAVEELGAAEGGEELGIRSPEAFRPMLFW
- the aurL2_0 gene encoding Multicopper oxidase aurL2 yields the protein MLWLRRAVTTLALAAVPVLSLQAHSHDDSFTPDIVLSVTRQNISIGGMYRETTLVNNSLPGPTLRIPEQKTIWIRVYNDIENDNVTIHWHGLAQAAYPFSDGAPLASQWPIPPKHFFDYELKAESGTAGTYYYHSHVGFQAGTATGALIVEDPAGAPYTTDGERLVFLQEYWSQSDTQIKNGLESIPLRWPGEPKGWLINGKSISNYRAVDPSTRALSVIDVEPGKTYRFRFVGATALSLALLGFEKHGNLEIIEADGEYTQPYPVDLLQIGSGQRYSALFHAKSCQDLREDGQLDYYIQLESRDRNRVVTNYAVLRYENACNMTSQPVATNKNPETPPLNLPPTIDGYLDYALQPLEPNNFPTAEEVTRRVMLNVQVVENRYFIWTINNYTWSEDADALPATVPQTPYLVSLYQNQSAYLPNYEDAVANGGIDPKTGTYPAKIGEVLEIVLQQFGGKSVSGGGGGMLDTHPWHGHGIHHYDVGGGRGAWDPDTVEEKLEGKQPVLRDTTMLYRYERFVKMDEKMGWRVWRIRVEQPGVWMVHCHTLQHMIQGMQTVWVNGDAEDILKVGKPDVEGYLLYGGNVYGNESHTPQVVHFDEMD